One part of the Mariniblastus fucicola genome encodes these proteins:
- a CDS encoding heavy metal translocating P-type ATPase, which translates to MIQRTNHATKVQCTHCSLPVPAGLVKEDCEEQFCCGGCESAWNLIHGHGLDAFYRMASPDSRALSLKSTSSLQRLFNGFDEADFQDKYVAEIQSDQSKIELAVEGMHCAACIWLIEKLPTILPGVVEANVHWGRRTVSVIWHRDSVALSQIAVALDNLGYRPTPVRQNSTRQRWQRENRKHLTRIGVAAACAGNNMVISAALYLGMFSHMTVGMSQLLRVASGIVGIAALAWPGRTFLNSALASIRTRTPHMDLPIALALLVGTTAGLVNVVRGAGEIYFDSLAVLIFLLLVGRWVQFRQQSKANDSVDLLQQLTPQTTRRLIDGEPVEVLVDLVKVDDQLQIKCGDLFPTDGRVVDSSTDVDESILTGESVAVRKMVGDPVFAGTTNVGSTVVVNVENIGQETRLGQIVDLVEQASSNRPKIVQWANQVGGYFVVAVMLLAALTLVWWIPQQLDVAVDRSIALLIVACPCALALATPLAIAVALGRAARRRIMIKSGDVLQSLQRPGMIWLDKTGTVTDGALHVARWHGGTDSLMEIAAIEMVCSHPVAKAIADFCLDANPYCLFQSDWRHLIQSLRTRDIVNHPGLGVSGSVDDLDVVIGSRKLLSSLLIPFSEPQRRIELRIIARGGSPCWVAINGVVVAIAELMDRVRPEATSAIDALKNRGWQVGLLSGDHQDVANRVAGRLGISPEFAIGGATPEQKLSIVESSDYDTVVMVGDGVNDSAALAAATVGVAVKNSAEASLMAAPVYLADPGLNPILGLMSLSDSTTGTMRLNLAVSVTYNVVFASLAFLGYINPLVAAILMPISSITVVALSLTAGRFSPISKPLQDGR; encoded by the coding sequence ATGATCCAGAGAACGAACCATGCAACAAAGGTACAGTGCACGCATTGCAGTTTGCCTGTTCCGGCAGGGCTCGTAAAGGAGGATTGCGAAGAACAATTCTGCTGCGGCGGATGTGAGTCAGCCTGGAATTTGATCCACGGCCATGGTTTGGACGCTTTCTATCGTATGGCATCGCCTGACTCGAGGGCGCTCTCGCTCAAGTCCACCAGTTCGTTGCAACGCCTGTTCAACGGTTTTGACGAAGCCGATTTTCAGGATAAATATGTTGCCGAAATTCAGTCTGACCAGTCAAAGATCGAACTGGCCGTCGAGGGCATGCATTGCGCGGCCTGTATCTGGTTGATCGAAAAATTGCCAACGATCCTGCCGGGCGTTGTTGAGGCGAATGTTCACTGGGGACGGCGAACGGTCAGCGTGATTTGGCATCGCGATAGCGTAGCGTTGTCCCAGATCGCGGTGGCGCTCGACAATCTGGGCTATCGTCCGACGCCCGTTCGGCAAAATTCGACCCGTCAACGATGGCAGCGCGAAAACCGAAAACATCTTACTCGCATCGGCGTCGCCGCGGCCTGTGCGGGAAACAATATGGTGATCTCGGCGGCGCTCTACCTTGGCATGTTTTCGCACATGACAGTCGGGATGAGCCAATTGCTGCGTGTTGCCAGTGGAATCGTTGGCATCGCGGCACTCGCCTGGCCAGGTCGAACGTTCCTCAATAGCGCCCTCGCATCAATCAGAACGCGAACTCCGCACATGGATTTGCCAATCGCGCTCGCGTTGTTGGTTGGTACAACTGCCGGGTTGGTCAACGTCGTCCGCGGAGCTGGCGAAATCTATTTCGATTCACTCGCGGTGTTGATTTTTCTGCTGCTGGTCGGTCGCTGGGTTCAGTTTCGGCAGCAATCGAAAGCCAACGATTCTGTTGATCTGTTGCAGCAATTGACTCCGCAGACGACCCGTCGCCTGATCGATGGCGAACCGGTCGAAGTGCTGGTGGATCTGGTCAAAGTCGACGATCAATTGCAAATAAAATGCGGCGATCTGTTCCCAACTGATGGACGCGTTGTCGATTCGAGCACCGATGTCGATGAGTCTATTTTGACTGGCGAATCCGTTGCGGTTCGCAAGATGGTGGGTGATCCGGTTTTTGCAGGCACGACCAACGTTGGTTCAACCGTCGTTGTCAATGTGGAAAACATTGGGCAGGAAACACGGCTCGGTCAGATCGTGGATCTTGTTGAACAAGCTTCCTCCAATCGCCCGAAAATCGTGCAGTGGGCCAATCAAGTCGGTGGCTACTTTGTGGTCGCGGTTATGTTGCTCGCCGCGTTGACGCTTGTTTGGTGGATCCCGCAGCAACTTGATGTCGCGGTCGATCGAAGCATCGCCCTGTTAATCGTGGCTTGCCCCTGTGCGCTGGCGTTGGCGACTCCGCTGGCGATTGCGGTGGCGCTTGGTCGTGCGGCGAGGCGAAGAATCATGATTAAAAGCGGAGATGTTTTGCAGTCACTACAGCGTCCAGGCATGATCTGGTTGGATAAAACGGGAACCGTCACCGATGGAGCTCTACATGTCGCGCGATGGCACGGCGGTACCGATAGCCTGATGGAGATAGCAGCGATTGAAATGGTTTGCTCTCACCCGGTCGCCAAAGCGATCGCTGACTTCTGCCTCGACGCAAATCCTTATTGCCTGTTCCAAAGCGATTGGCGACACCTGATTCAATCGCTTCGCACGCGTGATATTGTGAATCACCCGGGGTTGGGAGTGTCAGGTAGCGTCGACGATCTGGATGTGGTCATCGGCAGTCGAAAGCTGTTGTCGAGCCTGCTGATTCCATTCAGTGAACCGCAGCGTCGAATCGAATTGAGGATTATTGCCCGCGGTGGTTCTCCATGCTGGGTTGCAATTAATGGAGTCGTGGTGGCGATCGCTGAACTGATGGATCGTGTTCGCCCGGAAGCCACTTCTGCGATTGACGCTTTGAAAAACCGCGGTTGGCAAGTCGGCCTACTTTCCGGTGATCATCAGGATGTTGCCAACCGAGTCGCAGGTCGACTGGGTATTTCGCCTGAGTTCGCGATCGGCGGTGCAACGCCCGAACAGAAGCTCTCGATAGTTGAATCCAGTGACTACGATACCGTTGTTATGGTTGGCGACGGGGTGAACGACAGTGCTGCGCTTGCTGCGGCGACCGTTGGCGTTGCTGTGAAGAATAGTGCCGAAGCCAGTTTAATGGCGGCGCCTGTTTATCTTGCCGATCCCGGACTGAATCCGATTCTTGGTTTGATGTCGCTGAGTGATTCCACGACTGGCACGATGCGGCTGAATCTGGCGGTGAGCGTGACGTACAATGTCGTCTTTGCCAGTCTGGCGTTTCTAGGCTATATCAATCCTTTGGTGGCCGCGATTCTGATGCCCATCAGTTCGATCACCGTTGTTGCTCTTTCGTTGACCGCAGGACGATTCTCACCGATTTCCAAGCCGTTGCAGGACGGTCGATGA
- the ccoS gene encoding cbb3-type cytochrome oxidase assembly protein CcoS, translating into MSVLYIALPVALVIALIAIITFVTQVRNGQYDDLDTPQYRMLFDDEAKDKTNQAEESTRTDRSSQAED; encoded by the coding sequence ATGAGCGTTCTGTATATTGCACTTCCTGTGGCCCTGGTGATCGCATTGATCGCGATCATTACGTTTGTGACGCAAGTCCGCAACGGGCAGTACGATGATCTTGACACGCCACAGTATCGAATGCTCTTTGACGATGAAGCCAAGGACAAGACGAATCAGGCTGAGGAATCAACACGTACCGACCGTTCATCGCAGGCCGAAGATTGA
- a CDS encoding peroxiredoxin: protein MNFEADKTANATQLPRLNEPAPNFSAPTTHGPKSLKDYEGRWLILFSHPADFTPVCTTEFIGFAKAWPEFQKLNCDLLGLSIDSTFSHLAWVRNIDENFGVEIPFPVIEDLSMNVASAYGMIMPGASDTSAVRTTFIIDPKGILRAMMYYPMSNGRQVDEFLRLLKAMQASDEHKIATPEGWNPGDDVIVPPPKTAKEAKARMDEGYQCTDWYFCTKSIKAKVPAGV, encoded by the coding sequence ATGAACTTTGAAGCCGACAAAACTGCAAACGCGACTCAGTTGCCACGATTAAACGAGCCTGCCCCAAATTTTTCCGCACCGACAACTCATGGCCCGAAGAGTCTAAAAGATTACGAGGGACGATGGCTGATTCTGTTTTCGCACCCGGCTGACTTCACGCCCGTTTGCACGACGGAGTTCATTGGTTTTGCGAAAGCTTGGCCGGAATTTCAGAAGCTCAACTGCGATCTGCTGGGGCTGTCGATCGACAGTACGTTTTCTCACCTGGCGTGGGTTCGAAACATCGACGAAAACTTCGGCGTCGAAATCCCGTTTCCTGTCATCGAAGACTTGTCGATGAATGTGGCCAGCGCGTACGGAATGATTATGCCGGGCGCAAGCGACACGTCTGCGGTTCGCACGACGTTCATCATTGACCCGAAAGGAATCCTGCGAGCGATGATGTACTACCCAATGAGCAACGGGCGACAGGTCGATGAATTTTTGAGACTGTTGAAGGCAATGCAGGCGTCGGACGAACACAAAATTGCCACTCCCGAAGGTTGGAATCCGGGAGACGATGTCATCGTGCCTCCACCAAAGACAGCCAAAGAAGCGAAAGCCCGTATGGATGAAGGCTATCAATGTACTGACTGGTATTTCTGCACGAAAAGTATCAAAGCAAAGGTACCGGCTGGCGTGTGA
- a CDS encoding CBS domain-containing protein, which produces MILKELLRDNRSVYKLGEDSRIIDAVDLMRDRRIGSVVVVDSSGKISGIITDRDIALALAYGAAAANSFLAEVMTRDVFVVNEAMTLSEVTKQFRTFEVKRLPVVNGDGHPVGIVSLDDVMSLLAREMFDTCQALEPKLGHFV; this is translated from the coding sequence ATGATCCTGAAAGAACTATTGCGGGACAATCGAAGCGTTTACAAACTGGGTGAAGATTCCCGGATCATTGACGCCGTGGATTTGATGCGAGACAGACGAATCGGATCCGTCGTCGTTGTCGATTCATCGGGCAAGATAAGCGGAATAATTACGGATCGGGACATCGCGTTGGCGCTCGCCTACGGAGCGGCCGCCGCGAACTCGTTCCTCGCCGAAGTGATGACTCGCGATGTGTTCGTGGTCAACGAGGCGATGACGCTGTCCGAAGTCACGAAACAGTTTCGCACTTTCGAAGTCAAAAGATTGCCAGTGGTCAACGGAGACGGACATCCTGTCGGAATCGTCTCTCTGGACGACGTCATGTCGTTGCTGGCTCGTGAAATGTTCGATACCTGCCAGGCTCTTGAGCCAAAACTGGGCCACTTCGTTTAG
- a CDS encoding HPF/RaiA family ribosome-associated protein produces the protein MKIEIKTKHIKNEHMVRPFIERKVHFALDRIDARIDKVTVRLEDETKDSNRFDGVCKIEVEVHPRGHIHVSSHGESTYDCVLQAIRKMEHAVKHELDRRQKSSRIRHQKAKWSGMEMLVEVELLESMVDAINHN, from the coding sequence ATGAAAATCGAGATCAAAACAAAGCACATCAAAAATGAGCACATGGTCCGACCGTTCATCGAACGAAAAGTCCATTTTGCTCTGGACCGAATTGACGCCCGAATCGACAAGGTCACCGTTCGCCTTGAAGACGAGACAAAAGACTCAAACCGTTTTGATGGCGTCTGCAAGATCGAAGTCGAAGTTCACCCGCGTGGCCACATTCACGTATCCTCACACGGCGAATCGACCTATGACTGCGTGCTTCAAGCGATCCGCAAAATGGAACACGCCGTAAAGCATGAACTCGACAGGCGACAGAAATCCTCTCGCATTCGGCACCAGAAAGCCAAATGGAGCGGCATGGAAATGCTGGTCGAAGTCGAACTGCTTGAATCCATGGTTGATGCAATTAACCACAACTAG
- a CDS encoding potassium channel family protein yields MNSPLARIRSGAIALATVFVLSVIGFRTFGGYNWLESVWMVVITISTVGYGESTSATPAMQVTMILVILLGVSAAAYTCGGLIQLMLEGEVDRVLGRRKMTKEMSRLEDHVIVCGFGRLGHDLANQLKHRNLPFVVIDVLPERVDAANELGFTAIQGDATAEDILQEVHIERARALATALPSDAENVFITLTARNLHPNLQIIAKSERESSCRKLRQAGADKIVMPQRVGAQQMERMISRPTTADLVELFAEASHLEMELDEFRVGEHSQLVGCSLADSKIKSDFNLLVVGIKDDSGDFRFNPKPHETIRAADTLLLIGQVGDINRMKSGHRS; encoded by the coding sequence ATGAACTCACCTCTGGCACGAATTCGAAGCGGAGCCATCGCCTTGGCCACCGTATTTGTGCTGAGCGTGATTGGGTTTCGAACCTTCGGCGGTTACAACTGGCTGGAGTCTGTCTGGATGGTCGTTATCACGATCTCCACGGTCGGCTATGGCGAATCGACCAGCGCTACGCCAGCGATGCAAGTCACCATGATCCTTGTGATCCTTCTTGGAGTCTCGGCGGCGGCATACACTTGCGGCGGCTTAATTCAACTGATGCTTGAAGGCGAAGTCGATCGCGTTCTTGGGAGAAGAAAAATGACAAAAGAGATGAGCCGACTTGAAGATCATGTCATTGTTTGCGGATTCGGAAGACTGGGGCACGACCTCGCCAATCAGCTCAAACACCGAAATCTTCCCTTCGTCGTGATCGACGTTCTGCCAGAGCGAGTCGACGCAGCGAATGAGTTGGGGTTTACCGCAATTCAGGGTGACGCGACTGCTGAAGACATTCTGCAAGAGGTGCATATCGAGAGAGCCAGAGCTCTTGCGACTGCGCTGCCATCGGATGCTGAAAATGTCTTTATCACCCTCACGGCCAGGAACCTACACCCAAACTTGCAGATCATTGCCAAATCGGAACGGGAAAGTAGCTGCCGAAAACTACGCCAGGCTGGAGCTGACAAGATCGTGATGCCGCAACGTGTTGGAGCTCAACAAATGGAGCGGATGATCTCGCGGCCAACAACCGCTGACCTTGTCGAACTCTTCGCCGAAGCTTCCCATTTGGAAATGGAATTGGATGAGTTTCGCGTTGGAGAGCACAGCCAGCTTGTCGGTTGCTCGTTGGCCGACTCCAAAATCAAGAGCGATTTCAATTTACTGGTAGTTGGAATCAAGGACGACAGCGGCGACTTTCGCTTCAACCCAAAACCCCACGAAACGATTCGCGCCGCTGACACGCTATTGCTTATCGGACAGGTCGGAGACATCAACCGAATGAAATCCGGACATCGCAGCTAA
- a CDS encoding universal stress protein, whose protein sequence is MSEPAVPIVVPWDFSNHAKAALRYARQQFANPDIHVLCVLEAPNPYEIGFQWGVDSEQEAAQKCAEDFAKEAGVQHASETEFECRFGDPADEIARYAKSVHAEFIVMSTHGRTGLQKLVLGSVAQKVITRASCPVILLPNHWYESNDKQIEKADG, encoded by the coding sequence TTGAGCGAACCAGCCGTACCGATCGTCGTTCCGTGGGATTTTTCGAATCACGCGAAGGCTGCCCTGAGGTACGCACGACAGCAATTTGCAAATCCGGACATTCACGTTCTCTGCGTACTCGAAGCTCCCAATCCATACGAAATCGGATTTCAGTGGGGCGTCGATTCGGAGCAGGAGGCCGCACAAAAATGCGCGGAGGACTTTGCAAAGGAGGCCGGTGTTCAGCATGCCAGCGAGACCGAGTTCGAGTGCAGGTTTGGCGATCCAGCGGATGAGATCGCCAGGTACGCAAAATCCGTTCATGCGGAGTTCATTGTAATGTCGACGCATGGACGGACTGGACTCCAGAAACTGGTGTTGGGTTCGGTCGCTCAAAAAGTAATCACGCGTGCCAGCTGCCCCGTGATTCTTCTTCCGAACCATTGGTACGAATCAAACGACAAACAAATCGAGAAAGCGGACGGCTGA
- a CDS encoding DUF4404 family protein: MEKTELLIRLRELHEELSSINLDQKPADEVDEATVDALGQLVTDASELIDRVKITANGDAEDPIDAEHGVLVERIVEFDQNHPRVREFLTQMTDLLAMMGI; the protein is encoded by the coding sequence ATGGAAAAAACAGAACTACTAATCCGGTTGCGCGAGCTTCATGAGGAGCTCTCTTCGATCAACCTGGACCAAAAACCTGCCGACGAAGTGGATGAAGCAACCGTTGACGCGTTAGGTCAGTTGGTGACTGATGCCAGCGAGCTTATTGACCGAGTCAAGATTACTGCGAACGGCGATGCTGAAGATCCGATCGATGCCGAGCACGGTGTGCTGGTTGAGCGTATCGTCGAATTCGATCAGAATCACCCTCGCGTCCGCGAGTTCCTGACCCAGATGACGGACTTGCTTGCGATGATGGGAATCTAG
- a CDS encoding endonuclease/exonuclease/phosphatase family protein, which translates to MKDPIRVTTATKLLKSVRRFFARSEWVVWLLGLQRTDAGSAEPGLILIQIDGLSQPELEQAIERGRMPFVKSLLDRENYVTHTMYSGLPSSTPAVQAELHYGIETVVPAFGFRDHRNGQLVRMFANDIARDIEETMQKQTTGLLAGGASYANIYSGGAEESHFCATSFGWNEFLNTVNPLKILLVMLLNFWMFVRVAALMVVEFFLASYDFVAGLFSGKQFWQELIMIPARVVVVVLLRELVTIGTCYDASRGLPVIHLNMLGYDEQAHRRGPHSAFARWTLKGIDRAIKRIWNTAHLGAGREYDVWVFSDHGQEETEPYELLHGKRIQQVVAETVESMFSDQPIPDSPIERPEEHSKHKDRLPSRANWVGLNWLVSMLFGEQDHDIQTRSPHVQTVTSGPIGFVYLLSESPKRNRGEIAEKLVAEHGVPMCTFLSDDDRAIAISAKGRFDIASESNNLFNHHPFEVDVAEDLIQLTRHVDSGEIQLIGWDGQQKTKSFVLQNGAHAGPGSEETHAFALLPTDTLLPVQNRDYLRPNDLRLAGLRFLGRDEHGDQLSRRARDHGREIRVLSYNVHACVGMDGLLSPSRIARVIEQSEADIICLQELDVFRSRSGNQDQAHKIAELLEMSHHFHPAWNIEEEQFGNAILTRLPMRVVQKQSLHHHKKDRSRRSAIWVEVELPGGTSLQIINTHLSIYPKEQRIQAMQLLDEWVEPAKLAGPVVLCGDLNARVASTTHRILCVNLKDIESFDANRTQRTLFSPFPISRVDHGFVSDQLRCSQVKVDRSRLGRVASDHLPLAFDLHLTKEADDR; encoded by the coding sequence ATGAAAGATCCAATTCGCGTCACCACCGCGACGAAACTCCTTAAGTCAGTACGACGTTTTTTTGCGAGGAGCGAGTGGGTCGTCTGGCTACTTGGTTTACAACGGACAGACGCAGGTTCCGCGGAACCGGGGCTGATACTGATCCAGATCGACGGGCTTTCCCAACCAGAACTTGAGCAGGCGATCGAGCGCGGCCGGATGCCATTCGTCAAATCATTGTTGGACCGGGAAAACTATGTAACTCATACGATGTATTCCGGTTTGCCATCGAGCACACCTGCCGTCCAGGCCGAACTGCATTACGGCATTGAAACGGTCGTTCCCGCCTTTGGCTTCCGCGATCACCGCAACGGCCAACTGGTGCGAATGTTTGCCAACGATATCGCCAGAGACATCGAAGAAACGATGCAAAAGCAAACCACTGGCTTGCTCGCCGGCGGTGCTTCCTATGCAAATATTTACAGCGGTGGGGCCGAGGAATCTCACTTTTGCGCAACCAGTTTTGGTTGGAATGAGTTTCTCAACACCGTCAATCCGCTCAAGATTTTGCTTGTGATGCTGCTGAACTTTTGGATGTTCGTGCGCGTCGCTGCGTTGATGGTAGTTGAGTTTTTTCTTGCCAGCTACGATTTCGTCGCCGGCCTGTTTTCAGGCAAACAGTTCTGGCAGGAACTGATCATGATTCCGGCGCGCGTGGTCGTCGTCGTACTATTGCGTGAACTGGTCACAATTGGCACCTGTTACGACGCGTCGAGAGGATTGCCAGTCATCCATCTGAATATGCTGGGGTATGACGAACAGGCTCATCGTCGCGGACCACATTCTGCGTTTGCCCGCTGGACACTGAAGGGCATCGATCGAGCCATCAAACGGATCTGGAACACTGCACATCTCGGCGCCGGTCGAGAGTATGACGTTTGGGTTTTCTCTGATCACGGACAAGAAGAAACGGAGCCTTATGAACTGTTGCATGGCAAGCGAATTCAACAGGTGGTGGCCGAAACCGTCGAGTCCATGTTTAGCGACCAGCCAATTCCGGATTCGCCAATCGAACGCCCAGAAGAGCATTCAAAACACAAGGACCGTTTGCCTTCGCGCGCGAACTGGGTTGGGTTGAACTGGTTGGTATCGATGCTGTTCGGCGAACAGGACCACGATATCCAAACGCGTTCGCCGCACGTTCAAACCGTGACTTCCGGGCCAATCGGGTTTGTTTATTTGCTGTCTGAATCCCCAAAACGAAACAGAGGTGAGATTGCAGAAAAGCTGGTCGCTGAACATGGTGTCCCGATGTGCACTTTTCTCAGCGACGACGATCGGGCGATTGCGATTTCCGCCAAAGGTCGCTTTGATATTGCCAGTGAATCGAACAATTTGTTTAACCACCATCCATTCGAGGTGGATGTCGCCGAGGATTTGATTCAGCTGACGCGGCACGTCGATTCGGGCGAAATCCAGTTGATTGGCTGGGATGGCCAACAAAAGACCAAAAGTTTCGTATTGCAAAACGGCGCTCATGCCGGGCCGGGCTCCGAGGAAACGCATGCGTTTGCCTTGCTGCCGACCGACACACTGCTTCCGGTGCAAAACCGGGACTATCTACGACCCAATGACTTGCGACTGGCCGGACTTCGCTTTCTCGGTAGAGACGAACATGGCGATCAGCTTTCCCGAAGAGCGAGAGACCATGGCCGGGAGATTCGTGTCCTGTCCTACAATGTTCACGCCTGTGTCGGAATGGACGGGTTGCTGTCGCCGTCGAGAATTGCACGTGTGATTGAGCAATCCGAAGCCGACATCATCTGTCTGCAGGAACTGGACGTATTTCGTAGTCGCTCTGGCAATCAGGATCAGGCCCACAAGATCGCAGAACTTCTGGAGATGTCACACCATTTTCATCCGGCGTGGAACATTGAAGAAGAACAATTTGGCAATGCGATTCTGACACGACTTCCGATGCGAGTCGTGCAGAAACAGAGTCTTCACCATCACAAAAAAGATCGTTCTCGCCGCAGCGCGATTTGGGTCGAAGTCGAGCTACCGGGTGGCACGAGCCTGCAAATTATCAACACTCATTTGAGCATTTACCCAAAAGAACAGAGAATCCAGGCCATGCAATTGCTGGACGAGTGGGTTGAGCCCGCGAAGTTGGCCGGACCGGTCGTTCTGTGCGGCGACTTGAACGCGCGCGTTGCATCGACGACTCACCGAATACTGTGCGTAAACCTGAAAGACATCGAATCCTTCGATGCCAATAGAACCCAACGCACCCTGTTCAGTCCGTTTCCGATTTCACGGGTCGACCACGGGTTTGTATCGGATCAACTTCGCTGTTCGCAAGTAAAAGTAGATCGATCACGATTGGGCCGGGTCGCATCGGATCACTTGCCGCTGGCGTTTGATCTGCACCTGACGAAGGAAGCCGACGACCGTTGA
- a CDS encoding flavodoxin domain-containing protein, translated as MSTLIIYSSKYGQTEKIAWRIAKAIGHERDSVKVMNARDALDLESLSAFDHIILGSPIYAHRHSKQIAKFIKRFRDSLETMDTAFFSVSASAAGGEEQKADATTCMDKFLSIAGFEPTRKTIFAGGLPYRRYNWLTRMVMKWIAGRAGGDTDTSQNYEYTDWDHVESFALRCLGAAEHGEAA; from the coding sequence ATGAGTACGCTCATCATCTATTCATCGAAGTACGGTCAAACAGAAAAAATTGCCTGGCGGATCGCGAAAGCCATTGGACACGAAAGGGATTCGGTCAAAGTGATGAACGCTCGCGACGCGTTGGACTTGGAGTCCTTGTCCGCATTTGATCACATCATTCTTGGCAGCCCAATCTACGCGCATCGGCACTCGAAACAGATTGCGAAATTCATTAAGCGGTTTCGCGATTCTCTCGAAACTATGGATACAGCCTTCTTTTCAGTGAGTGCCTCTGCCGCCGGGGGCGAGGAACAGAAAGCAGATGCAACCACGTGCATGGACAAGTTTCTGAGTATAGCCGGATTTGAGCCCACTCGAAAAACGATCTTTGCCGGCGGTTTGCCATACCGACGATACAATTGGTTGACGCGGATGGTGATGAAATGGATCGCCGGTCGAGCAGGCGGTGACACTGACACCTCGCAGAATTACGAGTACACGGACTGGGATCATGTCGAAAGTTTTGCGCTTCGTTGCCTTGGAGCGGCCGAGCACGGCGAGGCCGCCTGA
- a CDS encoding CBS domain-containing protein has protein sequence MTTSQKSDTVDSIMSAHVQTIGFDAPLSDALRLMVEDRFNAIPVINSEEKCVGILSRSDLTETLFAEDKEIDSNIDAGLPLAFVETCANKTVREVMSHDVAKVTPQTSITTACKIMKRHEIHHLPVVAEDGSIRGIVSSFDLMGWIAEREVC, from the coding sequence ATGACCACAAGCCAGAAATCAGACACCGTCGATTCCATCATGTCAGCGCATGTTCAAACAATTGGCTTCGACGCGCCGCTTTCAGATGCGCTGAGGTTGATGGTGGAAGACCGGTTCAACGCGATTCCTGTAATCAATTCAGAAGAGAAGTGTGTTGGAATTCTGTCGCGATCCGACCTGACTGAAACGCTGTTTGCCGAAGACAAAGAAATAGATAGCAACATCGACGCAGGACTTCCTTTGGCATTCGTGGAAACCTGTGCCAACAAAACGGTAAGAGAGGTTATGTCGCATGACGTGGCGAAAGTGACGCCACAAACTTCGATCACGACAGCCTGTAAAATTATGAAGCGACACGAGATTCATCACTTACCTGTCGTTGCTGAGGACGGGTCGATTCGGGGGATCGTGTCAAGCTTCGATTTGATGGGCTGGATCGCAGAACGCGAAGTTTGCTGA